A section of the Capra hircus breed San Clemente chromosome 23, ASM170441v1, whole genome shotgun sequence genome encodes:
- the LOC108633266 gene encoding zinc finger and SCAN domain-containing protein 23-like: MSTKLREDPVLTPVVDTPEEHEGLRRVKVEEEENHTWEQKPGQLGNVHTYEELLCQRFRQFRYQEAPGPREALRQLRELCQKWLQPERHSKEQILELLVLEQLLSILPEVVQARVWEYHPRSGEEVVTVLENLETELESKGQQVGKGSKPVHITNKKCSGRK, from the exons ATGTCCACCAAGTTGAGAGAGGATCCAGTCTTGACTCCTGTGGTCGACACTCCAGAGGAACATGAGGGTCTGAGAAGAGTGAAGGTAGAGGAAGAGGAGAACCATACTTGGGAGCAGAAGCCTGGACAACTAGGGAATGTGCACACTTATGAGGAGCTTCTCTGTCAGCGCTTCAGACAATTCCGCTATCAAGAGGCCCCTGGGCCTCGAGAGGCGCTGAGACAGCTCCGGGAGCTCTGCCAAAAGTGGCTGCAGCCTGAGCGGCACAGCAAGGAGCAGATCCTGGAGCTGCTGGTGTTGGAGCAGCTCCTGAGCATCCTGCCAGAGGTGGTTCAGGCCAGGGTATGGGAGTATCATCCAAGAAGTGGAGAGGAAGTGGTGACTGTGCTAGAAAATCTGGAGACAGAACTTGAAAGCAAAGGACAACAGGTGGGAAAAGG GTCCAAGCCAGTGCACATTACAAACAAGAAGTGCTCTGGAAGGAAGTGA
- the LOC102177207 gene encoding zinc finger protein OZF, whose product MQNGDATGEKIHECDECKKTFTWMRGLHRHKRIHNGKKPYSSTEFGLHSKEKPYQCKECGKDFSQKAGLSQHLKIHIVDKPHQCNKCGRCFSQRSVLSKHQSLHTEKKPFECIYCGKTFCHSADLTEHKQLHNREKPYECNECGKTFRQRSNLTEHQRIHSKEKLFECKVCGKAFTQYAGLNQHRRIHTGEKPFECPVCGRAFSRSSELIIHHRIHSGEKPYECAECGKTFRVNSTLIIHQRSHTGEKPYKCDECGEAFSQHSGLNKHKLGGKHRNPPKLRKYTCDECGKTFAQLTGLRNHKRIHTGDKTYQCPECGKSFTRGEHLIEHQGIHNKEKPYQCRECGKAFSQKTGLSHHIKIHTGEKPFECSDCGRDFSCKSNLNKHKRVHSEEKSYTYK is encoded by the coding sequence ATGCAGAATGGGGATGCCACAGGTGAGAAAATACATGAATGTGATGAATGTAAGAAAACCTTCACCTGGATGAGAGGCCTTCATAGGCACAAGAGGATCCACAATGGGAAGAAACCATACTCCAGTACAGAATTTGGGCTTCACAGCAAGGAAAAGCCTTATCAGTGTAAAGAGTGTGGCAAAGACTTCAGTCAGAAAGCAGGCCTCTCTCAACATCTCAAAATCCACATTGTAGATAAGCCTCATCAGTGTAATAAATGCGGCAGATGTTTTAGTCAAAGATCAGTTCTTTCAAAACATCAAAGTCTCCACACTGAAAAGAAGCCTTTTGAATGTATATACTGTGGGAAAACCTTCTGCCATAGTGCAGACCTCACTGAACATAAACAATTGCACAACAGAGAGAAGCCTTatgaatgtaatgaatgtgggaaaACCTTCAGGCAGCGTTCAAATCTTACTGAGCATCAGCGAATTCACAGTAAAGAAAAACTTTTTGAATGTAAAgtatgtggaaaagccttcactCAGTATGCAGGACTTAACCAACATCGGAGaatccacactggagagaaaccttttgAATGTCCTGTATGTGGACGAGCTTTTAGCCGAAGCTCGGAACTTATAATACATCACAGAATTCACTcaggagagaaaccttatgaatgtGCTGAGTGTGGAAAAACCTTTAGAGTGAACTCAACCCTGATCATACATCAGAGAAGTCACACTGGGGAGAAGCCCTataaatgtgatgagtgtggtgAAGCCTTCAGTCAACACTCAGGCCTTAACAAACACAAATTAGGAGGAAAGCACAGAAACCCTCCTAAACTAAGAAAATATACATGTGATGAGTGTGGAAAGACCTTCGCACAGTTAACTGGCCTGAGAAACCACAAAAGAATCCATACTGGGGATAAAACCTACCAATGTCCTGAGTGTGGCAAGTCCTTTACAAGGGGAGAGCATCTTATTGAGCATCAGGGGATTCACAACAAGGAGAAGCCTTATCAATGTAGAGAGTGTGGCAAAGCCTTCAGTCAGAAGACAGGTCTTAGTCATCATATCAAAatccacacaggagagaaaccttTTGAATGTTCTGACTGTGGGCGAGACTTCAGCTGTAAATCAAATCTCAATAAACATAAGAGAGTCCATTCTGAGGAAAAATCCTATACATATAAATAG